The sequence below is a genomic window from Prinia subflava isolate CZ2003 ecotype Zambia chromosome 26, Cam_Psub_1.2, whole genome shotgun sequence.
GCTGGGGACATTGTAGGACATGGATGGGGACATGGTGGGCAGGGGGCCTGGGACATggacatgggtggggacatggcTGTGGATGGGGATATTGGGCATGGGGGGTCACAGACACAGATGGTGACATGGGCATGTATGGCCATGCATGAGGACATGAGGGACGTGGCCATGGATGGTGTCAAGTGGCCTAGGGGACAAGTCTGTGGGTGTCCATGTCCATGCCATGAGGTTTGCCATGACCAAGGACAACAcatccccaccaccaccacgaTACTGTCCCCTTCATGCTACCGTTaattccctgctcttcctccagacaccttgcagagtgtccccatgtcctggtGGCCCGTGTCCCTCAGGCCAGTCCCACcagtggctccagcagcagccagatccCGTCCTCGGCACGCAGGATCAGCTCGGGCTTGCGGCGCGGGGGTGGCCTCGCTGCGTCCCTCCGCAGCACAAACCGGGCCAGGGTCAGTGCCACTACCACCTTCATCTCAGCCATGGCAAAGCTCTGCCCGATGCAGTTCCTGCCACCACGGccccactgtcactgtcaccccccTGTGAAcccagccagggacaggggtggcacttggggacactccTGTCCCCTCCGCAGCGCGTACCTGGGCTCAGCAGAGAAGGGGATGAAGGATGATGGGGACCgtcccttgctgttctctgGGCTGAACCTCAGGGGGTTGAACACCTGGGGGGACACCGACACCGTCATGCCGAGGGGACACAGCTGTCACCACcatggtgacagggacacctcgTAGCCTGGCCCTACCTTGGGCTTGGGCCAGAGGTCTGGGTTGTGGTGGGTCCCATAGATGCTCATCAGGCAGATGACCCCTGGTGGGATGGGAATGGCCACTTTAGGGACAGCAGATGAGGGTGGGTGGTGACACAGGGGACACCCTGGCCATGCCATACCCTTGGGGATGACACGGCCATCACGCAGGGGGATGTCCTCGGTGCAGTGCcggacacagcagtgacaggagggtgcagccgAAGGCTCTCCTTGATGCACATGGTGGTGAAGGGCAGCTGGGACAGTCCTCCCTGGGGACAAGCAGGGGTGGCACCATGTCCCAGAGCCACATGgccaggggtggccctggggacattTCACCATTCAATGTCTGCAGTGTCCttgccagccaggagctgctggacctcctggcagcacctctcctggtgctcaggGTGGCTGGCCAGGTTGTAGAAGAGCCATGCCAGGCCACTGGCCGTGGTGTCGTGGCCTGTGGGGACATTGGGAGAGTGAGGGGACACTGGAGTGGCTCCCCTGCAGTGGCACCTGGGAGCTCGTGCTCACCCTCAAACATGAAGGTGTCAGCCTCAGCTGCTATGTCCTCATCTGACAGGGTGTGGCCGTTCTCGTCCTGTGGGGATGAGATGAGCCCCGGGCCACCTGGGGCCACCAGTCTATGGCCAAATCCCACTCATGGCCACCACTCTACCCCCATGGCCACCACCCTACAGGCACCACCATCCCACTGGCCACCAGCTCTATGGCCAATGCTGCCCACGGCCACCACTGTTCTCCTGTGGCCACCAGTCTATGCCCAACCTCCCTGTGGCTACCAGCACCCCACTGGCCACTGGTCTATGACCAACCCTTCCATGGCCACCACCACCCTCTTGACCACTATCTCCCCATGGCTACCTTTCCATGgccaccaccaccctctggACCACCTTTATGCCCCCATGGCCACCACCCCATGGCCACCACCACCCTCTTGACCACCATCCCCCCATGGCCACCACCACCCTCTTGGACCTCCCTCAGGCCTTCATGGCCaccatcccagccccaccttggtgagcagcaggaggtcGATGAAGTCCATGCTGTGTCCCTGGTGGCCATCCAGCCAGGCCTGGTGGCCCAGGGAGGCGAGTGCGCGGTGTCGGCGCTGCACCACGTCGGCGGTGAAGGCTTGGACAGTGGCACAGGCGCGGGCGAAGCGCCGGCTGTCAGAGGAGAGGCTGTAGAGCCACCACGGGTGGAGGAGTGGCCGGAGCTGGTGCCGGACCACCAACGagctcagctccaggatggCCTGGAGGTACTCGCTGGGCTGCCTGCAGGAAatggggacagcgggggacacCGTGGCCACCAGCATGGCCAACATTGGGGCCATTTGGGCCACTAGAATGACCAATGGGGACAATTGCAGGGCCAAGATGTCCCAATGGGGGCAATGCTGAGACCAGGAAGGCCAACAGGGATGATGGCAGGGCCATTAGGGCCAGCAGAATGACCAATGGGGACACTTGCAGGGTGGCCAGGGGGCAATGGTGAGACCAGGATGGCCAACAGGGACGATGGCGGGGCCATTGGGGCCATCAGAATGACCAGTGGGGACAATTGCAGGGTGGCCAGGGGGCAATGGTAGGACCAGGATGGCCAACAGGGATGACGGCGGGGCCACCATGGCCCACAGGATGGCCAGTGGGGGCCATGGTGGGGCCTATACGGTCACCGTGATGGTCAGAAGGGACCATGGTGAGGCCACCAAAGCCACCAGGATGGTCAGTGGGGACAGGTGACACTTGCTCCTGGCAGTGGCTCTCGTGGCTGAAGATGCACTtctggagcgtgtccagggtgaggaggctcaggggctgcagcacctccaaCTCCACCGACTCCccgccagctgctgctgctgctgcctcgcACTTGGCCTGTGGGGACGGACTGGGTCAgggagggaacagggagggGGTCAGGGACAAAGGATGGGGGCAGGGGGTGAATTTGGGGGTGGGacaggggtgggagagggggcagagttgggtttggggtgtggGACAGTACAGGATTTGGGATACAGGACGGGACTCGGGGTGCAGCAGTGGGTGCAGGACAGAATTTTGGGTGCGGGActcaggatttggggtgcaggtCATGATTTGGGGTGCAGGTCAGGATTTGGGGTTGAGGTGGGGGACTCGTGCCCATCTCGGATCTCTCACGAGCAGCACGCGGGTGCTCTGGTTGAAGATTCCCAGGTAATTCCGGAGCACGTCCCCGTGGAAGGCGGGCGTCAGGAGCCGCCGGTGCCGCGCCCAGCGCTGCCCGccgctcagcagcagcccctcccctggcgaggggacaccggggtcTGCCAAGGGCACCCAGGGGGGCTGACCCTGTCCCTGTGACACATCCAGATCCACCGGGGGTGCCCGAGGGTTCTGTTCCCATAACCTGCTGTCTCCTCCCCTGTGACACCTGGATCCACTGAGGGCACCCAGGGGGTCTGACCCTGTCCCCCACCTCTCTTGTCCTCTGTGACACACCCGAATCCATCCtgggggcacccaggggtgaTGTCCCCATCCTCCACTGCCCCTGTGACACATCCAGATCCATCTGTGGGGCCACCCAGGAGTGCTGTGACACCCAGCTCCATTTgcagggcacccaggggtgctgtcCCCACCCTAGCCCCCTGCACTCACCCAGCCAGGCCTTGAGGAAGCCGTAGAAAATTTTGTCCTTGGGGGCCACAAAAGCTGCAGGGTACAAGGACGGGGTGGGTAGGGATTCACTGGGGTGGCATCGGGTCCCCTgggtggggacactggggatgaGGCCACCCTGTCTGCACCCATTGACCCTCAGGTGGGGACCCTGGGGTGGGGACCATCTCTCAGCACCCATGGCCACTAAGGATGGGGGTTGGGGGAAAACCAGAGCTGGACATGGTGACACCTTTGGGTGGCCTTGGGGAACCCCATGGACAGGTTGGTGGCCACTATAGGGTGGCATTTGGCCTGGCCATGGTGACACCGCTGGGATTGGGTTGGTGGCCACTGCCTGGGCCCTGCCAGgtctctgtgccagctgtggtGACACTCATGGCTGGCCCTGGGGATCCATCTGGTGTCCCATGTCCTACCTGAGGCTCTGAGGAGTGGTCGGAGGGTGCTGGGGTGGAAGAGGCGCAGGACGGGCAGCCAGGGAAGCCCCCACCAGAGGCAGCCATGACGGTACCGGGCCACCAAGGCGTCCACCTGCTGGAGGCCTTGCTCCGTGCtctggccctggggacagcaggggacagctgTGTCACTGGGGGCACAGGTAGGCTTGGGAGATGTGTGTGTCCTCAGAACACTGCCAGCCTTGGGGACATGTGTGtttgtccccactgtcccctggcAGGTGCCACCACCTTCTCCTCGCTGTCCCCCCCAATTGCCACCACCCCATTCCTTCTGTCCCCTTGTAGGTGCCACTACCCTGTTCCTGCGGTCCCCTTGCAGGTGCTGCCACCCCATCCTCACTGTCCCCCCCGAAGGGGccatcccctctgtcccttgacaggtgccaccaccctgtccctccatccctctgctggCACCTCCACCTCGTCCTCACTGTCCTCCCAAGTGCCACCATCCCATTCTTTCTGTCCCCTCGCAGGTGccaccaccctgtccctgctgtccctttgCTGGTGCCATATAGATATATGATCAAGGGCGAGGGCTGTTCTGTTGGAAACTTTTTCAAGTACTGCTTGGAGTCTGATGATCTGATTCAACATATAAATCGGGGTATGGTGTCCCCAGGACCCATCTTGAGCCCAGGTGACCGGCCCGTAAGtttcaattatttcttctgGGGTCCATACTTTACTTTTCCACTTTTGGGTCCCCCCTATCTCAACTATGCTTCTCTTTTTCCGGTTAGTCTTTCTCAGGTCGTCATATACTGGAACTCCCCAATTTGATCCTGATTTCTTTATGAGTAAGAAGAAGGCAGGTTTAATAATTCCTATGGTGCAACTCCCAGCCCAGTCCCCTGGCAGTTTGGTGTAAGCTGTATTTCTGTAGATCCAAAAGAATTGTTCAGGAGCCTCCCCAAAGGTACCGCTTGTTTCTGGTGGACATTCCCAATATTTGGACACTTCTCTTTACTCCCCAAAAGGGATTTATCTCTTTATCAGCACGTTCATGCAGCCCATACCCCTCATGACAGATGcaccctttctctttcttctcaaaGGACCAGTAACGACTGGGTTCTTGGGAAATGTACTTAGGGCCTAAAgtttttgttattaaatatcTTTTACAAGCTGTTTTTCCTACTGAGGTCTTACACTCTTCCTCTGCCCTCAGGATGCATTCTTCTCCAATTATTTTTGACTTCAGGTCCCACTGTTCTTTCCTTCTTGCCCGATCCCTGGCCCCCCAcccctgtgctctgggcaggTTTACGGCCCCCTCCCAGGACTGCACCAACACAACACTTACGGCACATCTGGTGCGACCCAGGGGACCGGGCTCCTCGTGGAccctggtgccagcagtgcctggggacaccctgtAAGCTTACACCACCCCCTCTACACCTAGGCTCTTTGCACTCTGCAAGGGCCTGGGCCGCTAAGCCCTGAGAGAGGGGCCTCcccctttttctgtgtgtcactCACTCTCTAGTTACCTCCACACACCTGGTGGGCGCCCCTCTTTATCCCCCTTGGAGGCACCTCAAGTACTCCTTATTTCCTCTCACTTccccccattcccagccagccccctCAGGAGCCCAGAACCGCGGTAGTAAGGGGTCCACAGCCGCTTTGGGGTCTGAGCTGCCGGCCCCCGTCTCACTCACACCTCACTCGCCTCCTACTCCCACCACCGGTCTCACTCACCAGTCCAGTCTCAGGTTTAACCCCCTGAGGTCAGGGTGGTAAAATGTCTCTGCCCTTTCAGGAGTCACGAGCaggatgcaaagaaaaacacGGAGTCTTCAGGTTTTTAGTTTTTCAAGGTCTTGCTCTTTGTTTATTAGGTCTTATCTCTCAAGCTCTTCTCGTGCCCTGCGGAGctccgtgcagcagcaggatcacACATGGactcctcctgcctgggagggtctTGACCTCTTATACTACATATTGCCTTTCCATTATTTACAGTCAATCACCAATACCCAACACCTATGCTTAGACAGGTCATATCTGCTTTGACCCTATCCAaacgtgccaccttcacagcagaaatgtcggacaagaagaagaggaagaaggacaggaccacatcccaaatcctccattttttcttctcaagccCACACATCCAAAATACATTCACCCCCAGGGATAAACTAACTGCTATCTACTTCACACCCTGGTGACTTTTAATTCTTCCTGCAATGTAGGTAGtctctcccatggactgaagtcaaagaTCATGtccctctgggctctgtgccaaggtctACAACCtccctgtacagatcccagaacCCCTGTACATGTTCCAACCCCCCCTGCCTGGGTCGCAGACCCCTTTGACAGggtccctgaccctccagggagaccagagggatgccctggactcccAACAGTCCGGTGCTCCTGCGTGTCGCCGCTCTCCAGCCGTCCCTTTGTCCAGGTGtatccagctgtgcctggaggcCCGGTAGGGTGGGTGCCTGTCCCATCCTCAGTCCTCTTTGGGTGTGGCTGATCCCGGATGAGGCCTCAGCTGAAATGAACGAGGGCTGGAGGGCAGCTCCTCTGAACCCCTTCATTAAGGGTCAGCTCGAGCGGGGGCCCCAGGGGTCGCGTGCACTGCCGCCGCTCCCGGTGGTGAcacggaggaggaggaggggttcAGCTTTGTCTGCCGGCAGAGCTGGGACTTCTGTCCTCATGGGAGTGCACAGGAAGGCACTTTGCCTGCTCCAGGTCCAGGGTCTTTCCTCTAGTGTTGCTCCTTTGAACATAAGGTGGGGCTATAAAGATTACAAACTGGAACTGAGGGATAGTCCTATTCCTTCCTCAGCAAAAACTGTGATCTAATTTCTCTAAATACATGTTGGCTCATCTTCCTAGggctttcttccttttaatggtGCTAAATGTCTCTTAATTTGCATGAAGGCTTGGATGTCACTTCCATCTTCATGGTCACAGGTGCCATCTTTGGGAACAGCAGAGGCAATACAAGGAGTTGAACAAACAGGAGGGAACACGAGAACAAGatgaccagcaattaactggtcaccaaccCCATCACCCTGGAAATGTAGGAACTTATACTTGGAACTCGTTTTCTACATCCCACACTGGCCAAGTCTGGTCACAGGAAGCAGGtctgctctctctctgctgggatgagaggccacctcaccccactggagcaggggaccAGCTGtaccccgtgtccccagcatgCCAAGCCTGGTCACAGAAGGCCAGGGCTACCCACTGGGGTCTCAGACATggtctgcctgctgctggcatgggAGACCTTCCCTCCTCTACCCTGGAGGCCGGGTCTGCTCACCAAAATGATCAGAGTAGTGGTATTTTACCAACAGCTGGGACACCAGGAGGGGGTCATCCCACACTGTTGAGAGTGCACCAGGCTTGACAGGGTCTGCTTTCCCTGCTAGTTCTGCCAAGGCCCTGCCCTTGGCTGTGGTTTCATTGGATAGTGGGTAGGGACTGTGGGAATCTCATTCAGTCATTGATTCATTCATTCACGCCACTAATTAGATGATGAGGCATTTGGCAATTTATTGAACATATATTTTCATCTATGTTCTTTTTCTGGGCTAAGTATAGGTGTCCCATCCACCTTGGTCCAAATCAGTAGAATTTAGTCTCAAACGTGGGTGAAATGCAACACTACATGCTTGGAAGAAATCTGTCGTTCCCACTGTCCTTATGTACCATCCAGCTTTTAACTTGTCTTCTTTGTTTATAATTTGCATAAACAATAATGACTCTACACATCTTAGCCAGCCTTGCCTAATATGAACTGTATCAACTGAGGTAAAGAGCGCTCtggaggccagggctggggcagtttCCCCCTGCCTTGTTTTGGAGAGACCTATGAGCTCATTGTTTCCATAGAGCTACTTTGCCAGCACTCCATTGGGAAAGCCCACAAACTTGATACCTCCTACATTGCTGATGTTGTGAATTTGTGAAAATGTTGGTATTATCCTCGCTGTAGTGGGTTGACCTTGTCTGGGTGCCAAGTGCTCACTCAGTCACTCCATCACTCCCTTTCCCaatgggacagggcagagaatAAGATGGAGCACAACCAGCAGGATAAGATAAATcaattttattactttaaagAAATTcgtaaaagaaagaaataagcgGAGATTTGTGCGCACAAcagctaaagagaaaaagaagtctgtctctacttcccatcagcagcCATGTTCAGAtacttcctgggaagcaggccTTCAGCACGTTGTAAGAGTTCTTCCAGacagcaaacactgaaaactcaCAAATATCCCCCTTTGTCCTCTGTCCCTTAGCTTATATATCTGAGCTGATGTCATATGGtatgtgttataaatgccaggacaatttatttccaaattcaataatttggtttattaaaaattcaaatcacaaaatttggatcggaatcaaatcacagaattttaggcAACAAAACCTCTACAAAcagcgatacctacttgacagagtttttctAGGGAAAATAGCCAAGGGTGACCTCTgagacacagagcctggcagtctgctgtctctagctgggtacacaaaTTTGCCCGCTTAGGGACTCAGTTTAAATATGCTTTATTTCCTCTTTGGCAATATTCTCCCCATAGTTTCTGTTAAGCACCAGCAATTAAGAGTGTTTTCATTAGGCCCTGAAAGAGTCCCTCGCTCTGTATTCAAGCGCTAATTTCCAGAttcagtccttgctttgaggtgATTAACGGCCGTAGCAGCGTGGATGGCTTTGCCGCACGTTGTCAGGGTGTAGGTTGGCGATGTTAATTGTCTTCTCAGGAATCTCTTCTGACAGCGTTTTTGCCTTGtatttttcaccttctatttctggaccgggaaaatcaggagaggtgctcaaCGGGGATCTGTGAGGCATGCGGGTGGAGCACGTACACATCTATCATACATTTATACAGTATGttacagtttccagtttataattatccataaaacatgaattaaataaccctatttttcacaaacttaacaaggagaaaaaaaagggggtttgGAGAATTTGATTAAGTTCTGTGAGGCAGATCAGGCAGACCTCGCgactggcagtgttcacagtttgaCTCACAGCATTTGTTGTTGTCTTACAAACAGAATGTTGGCCCGTTCTAGGCGTGTTTGAACAAATGAGACCAGCTTGTTTAGCAGGCATGGTCTAAAGGTGAGAGCTAAAAGCAGCATTGCCAGTGGACCTATCAGGGTGGGAATTAGAGTGGTGAGCCATGGCGATTGAttgaaccaggactcgaacTAGCTCTGTTGGGCttctttgtctctctttttctggGCTAGTCTGTCTCGGAGTTCTATCCTGGAGTCTCTAGCGACTCCTGTATGATCGGCATAAAAACAACATTCTTCTTTTAAGGCGGCACACAAGCTTCtttgttgcatgaacaggaggTCTAATTCCCGCCTGTTCTGCAGGACGACTTCTGAAAGCAAGGAAACTGATTTCTCtagaaaggagatggatttctcgatccTCTGCAAGTCCTTGTCGATGGTCATTTGtaattgagaaagtccttggtgtcgggtcacgagggctgagacacctgtggctgtgccgGCTGCTCCCAGTCCGAGCAGCATCACGATGGTTACACCTGTTATTATTTCTCGTTTGTGGAGCCGGCCAGGTTCCTCGAAAAGTTGGTACACCTCCTCGTTTGAGTAGTACAGGACCCTAGGAACAATCAGAACTTGAACACAGAAATCGTCAGAGTCATTGAATTTGGCAAGGGACACACAAGGGCTCACCCTAGACTGCTGACAAACCTACATTTTGGATGCAGATGGGATCACTTACTTATTGATCTTCTTGTCAGGTTTGACAACTTCggtgcaaacattttttttctgcttggctAAGGTGGCATtgccaaagcattttccctgacTTGTGACTTGACTCAGGGTGATTCCTCTGCGGggagtgtcccacctgcactggtggGGGACATCAGCTGTGGAATAATGGGATGTTTAGAGCAACTCTTTCATAGAAAGGAGGTTTAACATTGTAACAGAGCCAGCATGAATCGGTTAGGTTTGCGTTGGATTCATTCAGAGATGAAAAGGTAGCTTCTAGCATGCGGAAAATGGGGTTCGGGTCAGACACAGCTAAGCGGTCTATCTGAAAGACATCTGCATAGCCAGTTGGGGTATTGGTGACTTTTGTGGGCAAAGATTTGGGGCAggttgtgtttttcttttttagtgaGTCTCTAATAACTTCATTGGGTCCAACCGCTCGGGGCACTGG
It includes:
- the LOC134562222 gene encoding LOW QUALITY PROTEIN: cytochrome P450 4F3-like (The sequence of the model RefSeq protein was modified relative to this genomic sequence to represent the inferred CDS: inserted 1 base in 1 codon); the protein is MKHLSSDKVLKEITTPGTPSFVFHITDLFPERPKIDCHAPHLMHMYMAYWCPASNPGKRYCNYPGVLYYSNEEVYQLFEEPGRLHKREIITGVTIVMLLGLGAAGTATEIEGEKYKAKTLSEEIPEKTINIANLHPDNGQSTEQGLQQVDALVARYRHGCLWWGLPWLPVLRLFHPSTLRPLLRASAFVAPKDKIFYGFLKAWLGEGLLLSGGQRWARHRRLLTPAFHGDVLRNYLGIFNQSTRVLLAKCEAAAAAAGGESVELEVLQPLSLLTLDTLQKCIFSHESHCQEQPSEYLQAILELSSLVVRHQLRPLLHPWWLYSLSSDSRRFARACATVQAFTADVVQRRHRALASLGHQAWLDGHQGHSMDFIDLLLLTKDENGHTLSDEDIAAEADTFMFEGHDTTASGLAWLFYNLASHPEHQERCCQEVQQLLAGKDTADIECACPQGGLSQLPFTTMCIKESLRLHPPVTAVXRHCTEDIPLRDGRVIPKGVICLMSIYGTHHNPDLWPKPKVFNPLRFSPENSKGRSPSSFIPFSAEPRNCIGQSFAMAEMKVVVALTLARFVLRRDAARPPPRRKPELILRAEDGIWLLLEPLVGLA